The nucleotide sequence GGTGGCGCTGGACGCCCTGGTGCGCGAGGAGCTGGCCCAGCGGCTGGGGGACCGGGTGCCGGTGCGTACGGAGGTGGCTCCGGTGGTGGTGCCGGGCTCGCGCGGGCAGCTCGCCCGGGTGCTGGGCAATCTGGTCGACAACGCGCAGCGGCATGCCCGGGGCGGGGTGCGGGTGGCGGTGCGCGAGGAGGGCCGGTGGGCCGTGCTGGAGGTCGCGGACGACGGCGCGGGGGTGCCCGAGGACGAGCGGGAGCGGATCTTCGAGCGGTTCGTACGGCTCGACGACGCCCGCAGCCGCGACGATGGCGGGGCCGGGCTCGGCCTCGCCATCGCGCGGGACGTGGCGGTGCGCCACGGCGGCACCCTGGCCGTCCGGGCGGCACCCGAGGGCGGTGCCTTGTTCGAGCTGCGGCTGCCGGCCGCCGAGGCGCTGCCGGCCAGGCTGTCCGCCGCACTCGCACCCGCCGGACCCGCCTGCCCCAAACCCGCCTCGGCGACATACTCGCCGCCACCGCGATCAACATCATCCGACTCATCCGACTCGATGCCCGGCTGACCGCAATTCCGCTCGGCGGGACCAGAACCACTCACCCGGACCGCCTCGAACTCGCCGCTTGAACAGCATCAGGCCATCGGTTCACGGATTCCCAACGGAGCCCTGCAACACCCGGGCTTCCTCGCAAGAGATCAGGTGAAGCCGTCACAAGCGAACCGGGCGAGGAATTACCTGGCGCCTGCCGGGGTGCCGGACGAGGAAGTGCGGCGGTTCGCGGCGCCGTGCCCGGCCGGGAGGGTGTCGACACTCATCGACACAGGTCCGGCCGACGGCCATCCGGCCCGTCCGGAATTCTCCCGGGCCGCCGTGTAGCCGGGTCAGGCACTGCTCCGAGAACCGCACCGGCGGATACCCGGGCGTTCCGCGTAGCGGCCCGATCGCCCTGACCAGCTGACTCGGGCGCCGCCTGCGAAACGGCCGTCCTACGGAATTCACGCCCGCTCGGAACAGCGGTGAGTGCGGGGGGACTTTGCCGACGCCGTTTGGTCGAATTTTCACCTCGGTAGTGCCAAGGGCTCTCCAACGGAGTCAAGACTTGGGCAACCCGGTTCGCCCGCATATGCCGCGCCATCAGCGGTGATTTCACTGTGCACTCACCTGGTCACCAACTTCCGCCGACGCGCCTCGCAATTCCGAGCGTAGGCTCCGAAACAAGTTGTTGATCAAGCTCGGCCCCCCTCGGTTCAAGGGGGGCTGGTGAATTCGTCATGTTCCCGTCAGGGGGAAACTCATGCCTACAACAGGGCAGGTGTCGCAGCCGGGACGCTGGGCTCCGGCCGATGTGGGACGGATACCGATGCGGGGCGTCGCCCAGGTGGCGCTCAGCGCGAGCCCGTGGACCGGCTTATTGTTCACCATCGCGTTATTCGCGGGCGGCTGGCGGATCGGCGTGTACGGCCTGCTCGGCGCGGCGGCGTCCACCGTGGCCGCATCCGTGCTGGGCGCCGACCGGGACGGTCTGGCCAACGGGCTGGAGGGCTACTGCGGTTGCCTGACCAGCATCGCCATAGTCGTCCGGCTCGGCGCCTCCTGGCGGACCGCACTGCTCGCCGTCCTCGCCGCAGCGGTCTGCGCGGTGCTGAGCGCGGCGGTCGGCCATCTACTGGGCCGCATCGGTCTGCCCGCGCTGACGGCCCCGTTCTGCCTGGTCGCCGGGGTGCTGGCGATCGCCCTGCCGACCGCGCCGGCCGCCGCACCACCGCTCCCCCGCGACGGGGCAACCACCTTGTCGGCCTCGGAACTCGGCCATGCGTTCTGCAACAACCTCGGTCAGGTCTTCTTCCTCGACAAGTGGTACGCGGGCCTGGTCCTGCTTGCCGGACTGCTCATCACCTCCCGGGTCGCCGCCGTCGCCGCCGCCTGCGGCAGCGTCGTCGCGATCCTGACCGCTTGCGCCATGGGCCTGCCCGCCGAACGGATCAGCGAGGGGCTCTACGGCTACAACGCGGTGCTCGTCGCCATCGCACTGGCCGCCACCTTCTTGACCCTCACTCCGTGGACCGCGGGGTACGCCGCGCTCGCCGCCGTGGCCTCGGTCCCCTTCACGGCCGCCTGGCAGGCATTCGCCCAGCCCTCCGGCGGATCTCCCTTCACCTGGCCGTTCGTCGTGACGACCTGGCTCTTCCTGGAGGCCGCTCCAGCCTTGGACCGGCCGGGCATCTCGTCAGAGAAAGCGAAGTGACACCAATGAACCTCGCACCGCGCGAAATCGACAAGCTCCACGTCTACGTGGTGGCCGACCTGGCCCGGCGCCGCAGGGACCGGGGCACCAAGCTCAACTACACCGAGGCCGCCGCCCTGATCACCGAGGCCGTCCTGGAAGCCGCCCGCGACGGCCACACGGTGGCCGAGTGCATGGAGCTGGGCCGCAAGGTCGTCACGGCCGACCACGTCATGCCCGGGGTACGCGAGATGCTCACCGTCCTCCAGGTCGAGACCGCGTTCGTGGACGGGACGAAGCTGGTCACCTGCCACGACCCCATCGGCGCCTGAAACCGCCTGAATCCCCGCCTGAGACAAGGAGACGACGATGTCGGGTGGAGCCCACTACCTCTACGGGGACGATCCCGTGGAGATCAACCCCGGTCGGGCCAAGGTCGGTCTGACGGTCGCCAACACCGGTGACCGGGCCGTCCAGATCGGCTCCCACTACCACTTCTTCGAGGTCAACCGCGCCCTGCGGTTCAACCGCGAAGCCGCGTACGGCATGCACCTGGACATCCCGTCCGGCACCGCCGTCCGCTTCGAGCCCGGCGACACCCGCGAGGTCGAGCTGGTCGCCTTCGGCGGAAGCCGGCGGCTCATCGGCTTCGCCGGACTCGTGGACGGCGGCCTGAACGCCGACGACACCCGGCGCGCCGCGCTGCGCCGCGCCGGACAACTGGGATTCGCCGATACCGGCGGCAACGCCGACACCGAGAACGAGGGAGCCGACCACTGATGGCGATCATCCCGCGCAAGCAGTACACGGACCTGTTCGGCCCCACCGTGGGCGACCGGTTCCACCTCGCCGACACCAACCTGGTCGTCGAGGTCGAGTACGACCACAACGCCGGCTCCTACGGCGACGAGGCCGTCTACGGCGGCGGCAAGGCCATCCGTGACGGCATGGCCCAGGACCCCGCCGCGCTCAACCGCGAGGGTGCGCTGGACCTGGTGATCACCAACGTGGTGGTCCTCGATCCGGTGCTGGGCGTCGTCAAGGGCGACATCGGGGTCCGGGACGGACTGATCGTCGGAGTGGGCAAGGCAGGCAACCCGCATGTGCAGAACGGTGTCGACTCCAAGCTGGTCATCGGCCCCGGCACCGAGGTCATATCCGGTGAGCACCTGATCGCCACCGCCGGCGGCGTCGACACCCATATCCACTTCATCTCGCCCCAGCAGGCCCAGGAGGGCCTGTCCAACGGCATCACCACCTTCTTCGGCGGCGGCACCGGGCCGACCGACGGCAGCAACGGCACCACCTGCACCCCCGGCCCGTGGAACATCCAGCGGATGCTGGAGGCCGTCGAGGACCTGCCGGTCAACGTGGGTCTGCTCGGCAAGGGCAACGGCAGCCTGCCCGAGGCGCTGCGCGAGCAGGTCGAGGCGGGCGTGGCCGGTCTGAAGGTGCACGAGGACTGGGGCGCCACTCCGGCCACCATCGACAACGCGCTGCGGGTCGCCGACGAGCACGACGTCCAGCTCGCCATCCACACCGACACCCTCAACGAGGGCGGCTTCTTCGAGGACACCCTGTCCGCGATCGACGGCCGGACCATCCACACCTTCCACACCGAGGGTGCGGGCGGCGGTCACGCCCCCGACATCATGCGGGTCTCCGGCGAGCCCAACGTCCTGCCGGCCTCCACCAACCCCACCCTGCCGTACACCATCAACTCGGTGGACGAGCTGCTGGACATGGTGATGGTCTGCCACCATCTGTCCCGCAACATCCCCGAGGACGTCTCCTTCGCCGACAGCCGGGTGCGCGCCGAGACCATCGCGGCCGAGACGGTACTGCACGACCTCGGCGTGATCAGCATCTTCTCCTCCGACTCCCAGGCCATGGGGCGCGTCGGCGAGTCCTTCGCCCGTGCCTTCCAGACCGCGCACCACTGCAAGGAGGTGCGCGGTGCGCTCGCCGAGGACAGCTCCCGCAACGACAACGCGCGCGTG is from Streptomyces hygroscopicus and encodes:
- a CDS encoding urease subunit alpha — its product is MAIIPRKQYTDLFGPTVGDRFHLADTNLVVEVEYDHNAGSYGDEAVYGGGKAIRDGMAQDPAALNREGALDLVITNVVVLDPVLGVVKGDIGVRDGLIVGVGKAGNPHVQNGVDSKLVIGPGTEVISGEHLIATAGGVDTHIHFISPQQAQEGLSNGITTFFGGGTGPTDGSNGTTCTPGPWNIQRMLEAVEDLPVNVGLLGKGNGSLPEALREQVEAGVAGLKVHEDWGATPATIDNALRVADEHDVQLAIHTDTLNEGGFFEDTLSAIDGRTIHTFHTEGAGGGHAPDIMRVSGEPNVLPASTNPTLPYTINSVDELLDMVMVCHHLSRNIPEDVSFADSRVRAETIAAETVLHDLGVISIFSSDSQAMGRVGESFARAFQTAHHCKEVRGALAEDSSRNDNARVLRYLAKLTINPAIAVGASDVIGSLEPGKLADIVLWPINSFAAKPKLIVKGGMVNWALMGDPNASLPTPQPVYYRPMFGSFGRARQRTSVTFMSQAAIAAGVPGELGLGRRIEPVRRCRTVGKQHMVRNDALPRIEVDPETYKVTVDGEPATIEPAERLPLNQLFYIV
- a CDS encoding urease subunit beta, translated to MSGGAHYLYGDDPVEINPGRAKVGLTVANTGDRAVQIGSHYHFFEVNRALRFNREAAYGMHLDIPSGTAVRFEPGDTREVELVAFGGSRRLIGFAGLVDGGLNADDTRRAALRRAGQLGFADTGGNADTENEGADH
- a CDS encoding urease subunit gamma — encoded protein: MNLAPREIDKLHVYVVADLARRRRDRGTKLNYTEAAALITEAVLEAARDGHTVAECMELGRKVVTADHVMPGVREMLTVLQVETAFVDGTKLVTCHDPIGA